In the genome of Muntiacus reevesi chromosome 5, mMunRee1.1, whole genome shotgun sequence, one region contains:
- the HHIPL2 gene encoding HHIP-like protein 2, whose amino-acid sequence MLRRSIPRGGWSWRTPWLLTSPRIFCLSLIVLLGQVGLLQGHPQCLDYRPPFQPLQHLEFCSDYESFGCCDQRKDHRIAARYWDIMEYFDLKGHELCGGYIKDILCQECSPYAAHLYDAENPRTPLRNLPGLCSDYCFAFHSNCHSAIALLTNDRRLQESPGKDGTRFCHLLNLPDKDYCFPNILRRDHLNRNLGAVAEDPRGCLQLCLAEVANGLRNPVSMVHAGDGTHRFFVAEQVGVVWVYLPDGSRLEQPFLDLKSLVLTTPWIGDERGFLGLAFHPRFRRNRKFYIYYSCLGKKRVEKIRISEMKVSRADPNKADPKSERVILEIEEPASNHNGGQLLFGLDGYMYIFTGDGGQAGDPFGKFGNAQNKSSLLGKVLRIDVNGAGSGGKRYRVPVDNPFVSEPGAHPAIYAYGVRNMWRCAVDRGDPITRQGRGRMFCGDVGQNRFEEVDIIVKGGNYGWRAKEGFACYDKKLCQNASLDDILPIYAYGHAVGKSVTGGYVYRGCESPNLNGLYIFGDFMSGRLMALQEDRRTKKWKKQDICMGSTESCAFPGLISAHSKFIISFAEDEAGELYFLATSYPSAYALHGSIYKFVDPSRRAPPGKCKYKPVPVKTKSKRVQFRPLAKMVLDLLKEQSEKAARKLPNATLASSPNRASSQKDSFRRPASPTSSRKTSPRPGAKKRARVWSPGSQGKRKGIPKRPGGRTRQAARQRRAGRSLPPPLGSRWPLRGPEAPHHVEAAAAAEPDLRRAGSQGWRVGPWSQAGLRSPSGHVSSRRGPRSRPRWPNSESGNRLRTRKPAADRRVGAWPQRLPPAVWRNCRRNTASARAPPAAHRRAPAPPLPFCGSVQGVILQGVGTNPWSLAPPFRELGPQVLVAPRRRGQLFLFLLFVAFRYFSLPGHF is encoded by the exons ATGCTCAGAAGGTCCATTCCCAGGGGTGGTTGGAGTTGGAGGACCCCCTGGCTCCTTACCTCTCCTCGAATTTTCTGTCTCAGCCTCATAGTCTTGTTGGGCCAGGTAGGGCTGCTGCAGGGACACCCCCAGTGCCTGGATTACCGGCCCCCCTTCCAGCCCCTCCAGCATCTTGAGTTCTGCTCTGATTATGAGTCCTTCGGCTGCTGTGACCAGCGTAAGGACCACCGCATCGCTGCCCGGTACTGGGACATCATGGAATACTTCGACCTAAAGGGCCACGAGCTGTGCGGTGGTTACATTAAAGACATCCTTTGCCAG GAGTGCTCGCCCTACGCAGCCCACCTCTACGACGCTGAGAACCCGCGCACGCCCCTCCGgaaccttcctggcctctgctctGACTACTGTTTTGCATTCCACTCGAACTGCCACTCCGCCATCGCCCTGCTGACCAATGACCGCCGCCTCCAGGAATCCCCTGGAAAGGATGGCACACGCTTCTGCCACCTCCTCAACCTTCCCGACAAGGACTACTGCTTCCCCAACATCCTGAGGAGAGACCATCTCAACCGCAACCTGGGGGCGGTGGCCGAGGACCCTCGGGGCTGCCTGCAGCTCTGCTTGGCCGAGGTGGCCAACGGGCTGAGGAACCCGGTCTCCATGGTCCACGCTGGGGACGGCACCCACCGCTTCTTCGTGGCCGAGCAGGTGGGGGTGGTGTGGGTCTATCTGCCTGATGGGAGTCGCCTGGAACAACCCTTCTTGGACCTCAAGAGCCTCGTGCTGACCACCCCCTGGATTGGGGACGAGAGAGGCTTTTTGGGGTTGGCTTTTCATCCCCGATTCCGCCGCAACCGGAAGTTCTACATTTATTATTCATGCCTGGGCAAGAAGAGGGTAGAAAAGATCCGGATTAGTGAGATGAAGGTTTCTCGGGCTGATCCCAACAAAGCCGATCCCAAATCAGAGAG ggTCATTTTGGAGATAGAAGAACCAGCCTCAAATCATAATGGTGGACAACTTCTTTTTGGCCTAGATGGCTATATGTACATATTCACTGGGGATGGAGGACAGGCTGGGGATCCCTTCGGCAAATTTGGAAATGCTCAGAACAA AAGTTCCCTGCTGGGGAAAGTGTTAAGGATTGATGTGAATGGGGCCGGCTCAGGCGGCAAGCGGTACCGAGTGCCCGTGGACAATCCATTTGTTTCTGAGCCAGGGGCCCATCCCGCCATCTACGCCTATGGGGTCAGAAACATGTGGCGCTGTGCTGTGGACCGAGGGGACCCCATCACGCGCCAGGGCCGAGGTCGGATGTTCTGTGGGGACGTGGGACAGAACCGGTTTGAAGAAGTTGACATCATTGTTAAAGGTGGAAACTATGGCTGGAGGGCAAAGGAGGGGTTTGCATGTTACGACAAAAAGCTCTGTCAAAATGCCTCTTTGG ACGATATTCTGCCAATCTATGCTTATGGCCATGCAGTGGGCAAGTCGGTCACTGGAGGCTACGTCTACCGTGGATGTGAGTCACCAAATCTCAATGGTCTCTACATCTTTGGGGACTTCATGAGTGG TCGACTTATGGCTTTGCAGGAAGATAGAAGAACcaagaaatggaagaaacagGACATTTGCATGGGCAGCACTGAGTCCTGTGCCTTCCCGGGGCTGATCAGCGCACATAGCAAGTTTATCATCTCCTTTGCTGAAGATGAAGCAG GGGAGCTCTACTTCTTGGCCACCTCTTACCCCAGTGCCTATGCACTGCACGGATCCATTTACAAATTTGTTGACCCATCAAG GAGAGCACCTCCAGGCAAATGCAAGTATAAACCAGTGCCGGTGAAAACCAAGAGTAAGCGGGTCCAGTTCAGGCCACTCGCCA AGATGGTCTTGGACTTGCTAAAGGAGCAGTCTGAGAAAGCCGCTAGAAAACTGCCCAATGCGACTTTAGCTTCCAGTCCAAACCGGGCCTCATCTCAGAAAGACTCCTTCAGGAGGCCAGCTTCTCCCACAAGCAGCCGGAAGACATCTCCAAGGCCTGGTGCAAAGAAGAGAGCCAGGGTGTGGTCCCCAGGCTCTCAGGGGAAGAGGAAAGGGATCCCCAAACGCCCTGGTGGCAGAACCAGGCAGGCCGCACGGCAGAGACGAGCTGGCAGAAGTCTCCCTCCGCCTCTTGGGTCAAGGTGGCCGCTCAGGGGACCAGAAGCACCTCACCACgtggaagctgctgctgctgctgaaccTGACCTTAGACGTGCGGGAAgccaggggtggag GGTAGGGCCTtggagccaggctgggctccGAAGCCCGAGCGGCCACGTGTCATCACGGCGCGGGCCTCGGTCCAGGCCACGCTGGCCAAACTCGGAGTCCGGGAATCGGCTCAGAACGCGCAAGCCGGCCGCGGACAGGCGAGTGGGCGCTTGGCCACAGCGCCTCCCGCCGGCTGTGTGGCGCAACTGCAGGCGCAACACCGCCTCCGCGCGCGCCCCGCCCGCGGCGCATCGCCGGGCGCCAGCGCCCCCTCTGCCCTTTTGTGGCTCAGTGCAGGGCGTGATTTTGCAGGGCGTGGGAACGAACCCCTGGAGCCTCGCGCCTCCTTTTCGGGAGCTTGGGCCCCAGGTCCTGGTAGCGCCGCGTCGCCGAGGacagcttttccttttcctgctgtTTGTTGCATTCCGGTATTTTTCTCTTCCGGGTCATTTCTAA